In the Brassica napus cultivar Da-Ae chromosome A7, Da-Ae, whole genome shotgun sequence genome, one interval contains:
- the LOC106433401 gene encoding pyruvate dehydrogenase E1 component subunit alpha-2, mitochondrial, with amino-acid sequence MALSRLSLRSNRFLQPSTTTAALPSSLRRHVSTDTTPITIETAVPFESHLCDAPSRSVETSSSEILSFFRDMARMRRMEIAADSLYKSKLIRGFCHLYDGQEALAVGMEAAITRKDAIITSYRDHCTFLGRGGELVDAFSELMGRKWGCSNGKGGSMHFYKKDACFYGGHGIVGAQIPLGCGLAFAQKYSKEEFVTFTLYGDGAANQGQLFEALNIAALWDLPAILVCENNHYGMGTATWRSAKSPAYFKRGDYVPGLKVDGMDALAVKQACKFAKEHALKNGPIVLEMDTYRYHGHSMSDPGSTYRTRDEVSGVRQVRDPIERVRKLLLSHDIATEKELKDMEKEVRKEVDDAVAQAKESPVPEPSELFTNMYVKDCGVESFGADRKELKVTLA; translated from the exons ATGGCGCTATCACGACTCTCTCTACGATCCAACCGCTTCCTCCAACCGTCGACAACCACCGCCGCCCTACCTTCCTCCCTCCGCCGCCACGTCTCCACAGACACAACCCCCATCACAATCGAAACCGCCGTCCCTTTCGAGTCCCACCTCTGCGACGCGCCGTCGCGCTCCGTGGAGACCTCCTCCTCCGAGATCCTCTCCTTCTTCCGCGACATGGCTCGCATGCGCCGCATGGAGATCGCCGCCGACTCGCTCTACAAGTCCAAACTGATCCGCGGGTTCTGCCACCTCTACGACGGGCAGGAGGCTCTGGCCGTGGGGATGGAGGCGGCGATCACCAGGAAGGACGCGATCATCACGTCGTACAGGGACCACTGCACGTTCCTGGGACGCGGAGGGGAGCTGGTGGACGCGTTCTCGGAGCTGATGGGGAGGAAGTGGGGGTGCTCCAACGGCAAAGGAGGGTCGATGCATTTTTACAAGAAGGACGCGTGTTTCTACGGCGGCCATGGGATCGTTGGCGCGCAGATTCCGTTGGGGTGTGGTTTGGCTTTCGCTCAGAAGTACTCCAAGGAGGAGTTTGTTACTTTTACTTTGTATGGTGACGGTGCTGCTAATCAGGGGCAGTTGTTTGAGGCTTTGAATATTGCTGCTCTTTGGGATTTGCCTGCCATTCTTGTTTGCGAGAATAACCACT ATGGAATGGGGACTGCTACGTGGAGGTCTGCTAAGAGTCCTGCTTATTTTAAGCGTGGAGACTATGTTCCTGGCTTGAAG GTGGATGGTA TGGATGCGCTGGCTGTGAAACAGGCGTGCAAGTTCGCCAAGGAGCATGCGCTCAAGAATGGACCTATT GTCCTTGAGATGGACACCTATAGATACCACGGTCACTCTATGTCTGACCCAGGAAGTACCTACCGTACACGTGACGAAGTCTCCggcgtgagacag GTGCGTGATCCTATTGAAAGGGTGCGAAAGTTGCTCTTATCTCATGACATAGCTACAGAAAAAGAGCTCAAG GACATGGAGAAAGAGGTGAGGAAAGAAGTGGATGACGCCGTAGCTCAGGCAAAG GAGAGCCCTGTACCAGAGCCATCTGAGCTATTCACAAACATGTACGTCAAAGACTGCGGAGTTGAG TCATTTGGAGCAGACAGAAAAGAACTCAAAGTCACACTTGCATAA
- the LOC125576505 gene encoding probable galacturonosyltransferase-like 8, whose amino-acid sequence MRSNAVVLAAVLCLFLLPPFAVGIRTGPGRITTVNGGRNAFSKLGPFMEAPEYRNGKECASLVNRENFVSSSNDPSLVHIAMTLDSEYLRGSIAAVHSVLRHASCPENVFFHFIAAEFDSASPRVLSQLVRSTFPSLSFKVYIFREDTVINLISSSIRQALENPLNYARNYLGDILDRSVDRVIYLDSDVIVVDDITKLWSTELTGTRVIGAPEYCHANFTHYFTSNFWSDPVLPGQISGRTPCYFNTGVMVMDMVRWREGSYREKLEKWMQLQKKMRIYDLGSLPPFLLVFGGNVEAIDHRWNQHGLGGDNIRGSCRSLHPGPVSLLHWSGKGKPWVRLDEKRACPLDHLWEPYDLYKHKIERVKDQALLWFASLSELADD is encoded by the coding sequence ATGCGGTCAAACGCCGTCGTTTTAGCGGCGGTCttgtgtttgtttcttctaCCACCGTTCGCCGTCGGGATACGTACCGGTCCGGGGAGGATCACGACCGTCAACGGCGGAAGAAATGCGTTTAGTAAACTCGGTCCGTTCATGGAAGCTCCGGAATACAGAAACGGCAAGGAGTGCGCTTCTCTAGTAAACAGAGAGAACTTCGTGTCGTCTTCCAACGACCCTTCTCTAGTCCACATCGCAATGACTCTAGACTCCGAGTATCTACGCGGCTCGATCGCAGCCGTCCACTCCGTTCTCCGCCACGCGTCGTGTCCAGAAAACGTCTTCTTCCACTTCATCGCGGCCGAGTTCGACTCAGCGAGTCCCCGCGTACTGAGCCAACTCGTCCGGTCGACTTTCCCGTCGCTGAGCTTCAAAGTCTACATCTTCAGGGAAGACACGGTGATCAACCTCATATCGTCGTCGATCAGACAGGCTCTCGAGAACCCGCTGAACTACGCGAGAAACTACCTCGGAGACATACTCGACCGGAGCGTTGACCGAGTCATCTACCTCGACTCGGACGTGATCGTTGTCGACGACATAACCAAGTTATGGAGCACTGAGTTGACCGGGACACGTGTCATCGGGGCTCCGGAGTATTGCCACGCGAACTTCACGCACTACTTCACTTCCAACTTCTGGTCAGACCCGGTTTTACCGGGTCAGATCTCGGGTCGGACGCCTTGCTACTTCAACACGGGGGTGATGGTGATGGACATGGTTAGGTGGAGGGAAGGGAGCTACAGGGAGAAGCTAGAGAAGTGGATGCAGctccagaagaagatgagaatCTACGATCTTGGTTCTTTGCCACCGTTCTTGCTCGTGTTCGGAGGGAATGTTGAAGCTATCGATCATAGATGGAACCAGCACGGTCTAGGAGGGGACAACATACGAGGAAGCTGTCGGTCTCTGCATCCTGGACCGGTGAGTTTGTTGCATTGGAGTGGGAAAGGGAAGCCGTGGGTGAGACTTGATGAGAAGAGGGCTTGTCCGTTGGATCATCTTTGGGAGCCGTATGATCTGTATAAGCATAAGATCGAGAGAGTTAAAGATCAGGCTCTGCTTTGGTTTGCTTCTTTGTCGGAGTTAGCTGATGATTGA